A portion of the Panulirus ornatus isolate Po-2019 chromosome 43, ASM3632096v1, whole genome shotgun sequence genome contains these proteins:
- the LOC139762581 gene encoding uncharacterized protein has product MKLLILASALVAAVAASQSYSVPSYSGGSGLSSGSVFSGGSGISGGSSFGSGFSSGGSGFSGGSSFSGGSSFGLGFSSGGSGFSGGGCGPDQVRHVDGSCVTPQVTRNLYVYSAPPSPPIVGPRPPVPPPRVEHNIVFIHTPETGLGQEPIVVPPPQQKNVVYVLNKRPQLDQQIIHLPEPEQDTPEVFFVNYAEGDNPTLPTGEDLQSALSIASQGGGQVIGSSGGSFGGSLGGGGGFVSGGGYGSGGGSGLSVGAPSSLYTTP; this is encoded by the exons ATGAAGCTCCTG ATCCTGGCCTCCGCGCTCGTGGCAGCCGTGGCTGCCTCACAAAGCTACAGTGTACCCTCCTACTCTGGCGGCTCCGGCCTCTCTAGCGGTTCAGTTTTCTCTGGCGGCTCAGGCATCTCTGGTGGTTCCTCCTTCGGCTCAGGCTTCTCCTCAGGCGGCTCTGGCTTCTCTGGCGGCTCAAGCTTCTCCGGTGGTTCCTCCTTCGGCTTAGGCTTCTCTTCGGGCGGCTCTGGCTTCTCTGGAGGCGGTTGTGGCCCCGACCAAGTCCGTCATGTGGACGGTAGCTGCGTCACTCCTCAGGTCACTCGCAACTTGTACGTCTACAGCGCCCCTCCATCCCCACCCATCGTGGGTCCACGACCACCAGTTCCTCCACCAAGAGTCGAACATAATATCGTCTTCATCCACACCCCAGAGACTGGTCTGGGCCAGGAACCGATTGTCGTGCCACCGCCCCAGCAGAAGAACGTTGTCTACGTCCTCAACAAGCGACCACAACTGGACCAACAAATCATCCACTTGCCAGAACCAGAGCAAGATACCCCAGAGGTCTTCTTCGTCAACTATGCCGAGGGTGACAACCCGACTCTGCCCACCGGCGAGGACCTCCAGTCTGCCCTCAGCATCGCCTCCCAGGGCGGTGGCCAGGTCAtaggcagcagcggcggcagttTCGGCGGCAGcctaggaggaggtggtggcttcgTGAGTGGCGGTGGCTATGGGAGCGGGGGCGGCAGTGGGCTATCAGTTGGTGCTCCATCAAGCCTTTACACGACGCCATAG
- the LOC139762580 gene encoding uncharacterized protein encodes MKLLILVSVTVAAAYASSQGYSVPSPPRTSPTYGGSGFSGSGGFSSGGSGFSSGGGGFSGGGGFSGGGGFSGGGGFSGGGFGHSGGSCGQGQVRHSDGSCVTPVVTRNLYVYQAPPTSPIVGPRPQVPPPRVEHNIIFIRTPEGVLGQEPVVVPPPQQKNIVYVLNKRQELDQQVIHVPEPEQQTPDVFFVNYAEGENPTLPTGEDLQSALSVALQGGGNVIGGSDTVGGTDFVNGGVINGGGNIGGGGGYSPPSVSTPSSVYSHP; translated from the exons atgaaGCTCCTG ATTCTGGTTTCAGTGACCGTAGCGGCCGCGTACGCCTCTTCTCAAGGCTACAGTGTGCCCTCACCTCCTAGGACAAGTCCAACCTATGGTGGTTCAGGATTCAGTGGCAGCGGAGGATTCTCTTCGGGCGGTTCAGGGTTCTCCTCAGGTGGCGGCGGGTTCTCAGGCGGCGGAGGATTCTCAGGCGGCGGAGGTTTCTCAGGCGGAGGAGGATTCTCAGGCGGCGGCTTTGGCCACTCTGGAGGCAGCTGTGGTCAAGGTCAGGTCCGCCATTCAGATGGCAGCTGCGTGACGCCTGTGGTCACCCGGAACCTATACGTCTACCAGGCCCCTCCAACGTCTCCGATTGTTGGGCCAAGACCTCAAGTTCCTCCACCAAGAGTCGAGCACAATATTATATTCATCCGCACCCCAGAGGGAGTTCTGGGCCAGGAGCCTGTTGTCGTGCCACCGCCCCAGCAGAAGAACATCGTCTACGTCCTCAACAAGCGACAAGAACTGGATCAGCAAGTCATCCACGTCCCAGAACCAGAGCAACAGACTCCAGATGTCTTCTTCGTCAACTATGCCGAGGGTGAAAACCCGACTCTGCCCACTGGTGAGGACCTTCAGTCTGCTCTCAGCGTCGCCTTGCAAGGTGGCGGTAACGTGATTGGCGGCAGTGACACTGTCGGCGGAACTGACTTTGTGAACGGTGGAGTCATCAACGGTGGTGGCAAcattggcggcggcggcggctacagccctccctccgtctccacccCGTCATCAGTGTACTCACATCCATAA
- the LOC139762438 gene encoding uncharacterized protein has translation MKLLILASALVAAVAASQSYSVPSYSGGGSSFSGGSGFSGGSGFSGGSGFSGGSSFSGGLGFSGGSSFSGGSGFSGGSSFGSGFSSGGSGFSGGGCGPDQVRHVDGSCVTPQVTRNLFVYRAPPSSPIVGPRPPVPPPRVEHNIVFIHTPETGPGQEPVVVPPPQQKNVVYVLNKRPELDQQVIHLPEPEQDTPEVFFVNYAEGDNPTLPTGEDLQSALSIASQGGGQVIGGGGGFGSGGGFGSGGSFGGSLGGGGGLLSGGGYGSGGGSIGGGGLSVSAPSSLYSTP, from the exons ATGAAGCTCCTG ATCCTGGCCTCCGCGCTCGTGGCAGCCGTGGCTGCCTCACAGAGCTACAGTGTACCCTCCTACTCTGGCGGCGGCTCAAGCTTCTCTGGCGGCTCAGGCTTCTCTGGCGGCTCCGGCTTCTCTGGCGGCTCAGGCTTCTCTGGGGGCTCAAGTTTCTCTGGTGGCTTAGGCTTCTCAGGTGGCTCAAGTTTCTCTGGCGGTTCAGGCTTCTCCGGTGGTTCCTCCTTCGGCTCAGGCTTCTCCTCAGGCGGCTCTGGCTTCTCTGGAGGCGGTTGTGGTCCCGACCAAGTCCGTCATGTGGACGGCAGCTGCGTCACTCCTCAGGTCACTCGCAATCTGTTCGTCTACAgagcccctccatcctcacccatcGTGGGTCCACGACCACCAGTTCCTCCACCAAGAGTCGAACATAATATTGTCTTCATTCACACCCCAGAGACTGGTCCAGGCCAGGAGCCTGTTGTCGTGCCACCGCCCCAGCAGAAGAACGTTGTCTACGTCCTCAACAAGCGACCAGAACTGGACCAACAAGTCATCCACTTGCCAGAACCAGAGCAAGATACCCCAGAGGTCTTCTTCGTCAACTATGCCGAGGGTGACAACCCGACTCTGCCCACCGGCGAGGACCTCCAGTCTGCCCTCAGCATCGCCTCCCAGGGCGGTGGCCAGGTCATAGGTGGCGGTGGCGGCTTTGGAAGTGGCGGAGGCTTTGGAAGTGGCGGCAGTTTCGGTGGCAGcctaggaggaggtggtggcctcTTGAGTGGCGGAGGCTATGGGAGCGGTGGCGGTAGTATTGGTGGAGGCGGCCTGTCAGTTAGCGCTCCATCAAGCCTGTACAGTACTCCATAA
- the LOC139762443 gene encoding uncharacterized protein, with product MKLLILVSLIAAVAAETLGGYSLPTPSGPGLSFGGSGFGSGGSGISSGFSSGGSGFGSAGTGFSSGFSSGGSGFSSGGSGFSSGGSGFSGGGCAPGQVRHVDGNCVTPQVTRNLFVYRAPPSSPIVGPRPPVPPPRVEHNVIFVHTPSAFLGQKPIVVPPPQQENTVYILNKRPEVDQELLHVPGGEQETPEVFFVSYKEGDNPTLPTGEKLQDALSVASQGGGQVIGGGGGIGVGIGGGVGGGIGGGIGGGIGGGVGIGIGGGGGSYGVTTPSPVYSAP from the coding sequence ATACTCGTCTCCTTGATCGCTGCCGTCGCAGCTGAGACACTCGGCGGCTACAGCCTTCCAACACCCTCCGGTCCAGGACTTTCCTTCGGCGGCTCTGGCTTTGGCTCAGGTGGCTCTGGGATTAGCTCAGGGTTCTCCTCAGGCGGCTCTGGCTTTGGCTCAGCTGGTACTGGGTTTAGCTCAGGGTTCTCCTCAGGCGGCTCTGGCTTTAGCTCAGGCGGCTCTGGCTTTAGTTCAGGCGGCTCTGGCTTCTCTGGGGGCGGCTGTGCTCCAGGCCAGGTCCGTCATGTGGACGGCAACTGTGTCACTCCTCAGGTCACTCGCAACCTGTTTGTCTACAgagcccctccatcctcacccatcGTGGGTCCACGACCACCAGTTCCTCCACCAAGAGTCGAACATAATGTTATATTCGTTCACACCCCATCGGCCTTCCTGGGCCAGAAACCCATTGTCGTGCCACCGCCACAACAGGAAAACACTGTCTACATCCTCAACAAGCGACCAGAGGTGGACCAGGAACTTCTCCACGTGCCAGGAGGAGAACAAGAGACTCCAGAAGTGTTCTTCGTCTCGTACAAAGAAGGCGACAACCCGACTCTTCCCACCGGTGAGAAACTCCAAGACGCCCTCAGCGTCGCCTCTCAAGGTGGCGGACAGGTTATCGGCGGTGGCGGAGGCATTGGTGTCGGCATTGGCGGCGGCGTTGGTGGCGGCATTGGTGGCGGCATTGGTGGCGGCATTGGTGGCGGCGTTGGCATCGGCATTGGCGGAGGCGGTGGTTCATACGGAGTCACCACCCCATCCCCGGTCTACAGTGCACCCTAG
- the LOC139762437 gene encoding uncharacterized protein — protein sequence MKLLILASALVASAAASLSYGLPSHSGGSSFSGGSDFSGGSSFSGGSSYSSGSSFSGGSGFSSGSGFSSGGSGFSGGSSFSGGSSFGSVFSSSGSGFSGGGCGPDQVRHVDGSCVTPQVTRNLYVYSAPPSPPIVGPRPPVPPPRVEHNIVFIHTPQNGRGQEPVVVPPPQQKNVVYVLNKRPQLDQQIIHLPEPEQQTPEVFFVNYAEGDNPTLPTGEDLQSALSIASQGGGQVIGGSGGYGSGGSFGGSLGGGGGLVSGGGYGSGSGSIGGGGSIGGGGLSVSAPSSLYACSLNFPFAIDVYLNW from the exons ATGAAGCTCCTG ATCCTGGCCTCAGCGCTCGTGGCATCCGCGGCTGCCTCACTAAGCTACGGTTTACCCTCACACTCCGGAGGCTCAAGCTTCTCCGGGGGCTCAGACTTTTCAGGCGGTTCAAGTTTCTCTGGGGGCTCCAGCTACTCTAGCGGGTCAAGCTTCTCTGGGGGTTCCGGCTTCTCTAGCGGCTCAGGCTTTTCCTCAGGCGGCTCTGGCTTCTCTGGCGGTTCGAGTTTCTCCGGTGGTTCCTCCTTCGGCTCAGTCTTCTCCTCAAGCGGCTCTGGCTTCTCTGGAGGCGGTTGCGGCCCCGACCAAGTCCGTCATGTGGACGGCAGCTGCGTCACTCCTCAGGTCACTCGCAACTTATACGTCTACAGCGCCCCTCCATCCCCACCCATTGTGGGTCCACGACCACCAGTTCCTCCACCAAGAGTCGAACATAATATCGTCttcatccacaccccacagaatGGTCGAGGACAGGAGCCTGTTGTCGTGCCACCGCCCCAGCAGAAGAACGTTGTCTACGTCCTCAACAAGCGACCACAACTGGACCAACAAATCATCCACTTGCCAGAACCAGAGCAACAGACTCCAGAGGTCTTCTTTGTTAACTATGCCGAGGGTGACAACCCGACTCTGCCCACCGGCGAAGACCTCCAGTCTGCCCTCAGCATCGCTTCCCAGGGCGGTGGCCAGGTCataggtggcagcggaggctatgGAAGTGGCGGCAGTTTCGGTGGCAgccttggaggaggtggtggcctcGTGAGTGGTGGAGGCTATGGGAGCGGGAGCGGCAGTATTGGAGGTGGCGGCAGTATTGGAGGTGGCGGTCTGTCAGTTAGCGCTCCATCAAGTTTGTACGCCTGCTCCCTAAACTTCCCCTTCGCGATCGACGTTTACCTGAATTGGTAA
- the LOC139762436 gene encoding uncharacterized protein has protein sequence MKLLILVSVTVAAAYASPQGYSVPSPPRTSPTYGGSGFSGGGGFSSGGSGFSSGGGGFSGGGFSGGSGFSSGGRGFSGGGGFSGGGGFSGGGGFSGGGSGHSGGSCGQGQVRHSDGSCVTPVVTRNLYVYQAPPTSPITGPRPQVPPPRVEHNIIFIRTPEGVAGQEPVVVPPPQQKNIVYVLNKRQELDQQVIHVPEPEQQTPDVFFVNYAEGENPTLPTGEDLQSALSVALQGDGDVIGGSDTVGGTDFVNGGVINGGGNIGGGGYSPPSVSTPSSVYSHP, from the exons atgaaGCTCCTG ATCCTGGTTTCAGTGACCGTAGCGGCCGCGTACGCCTCTCCTCAAGGCTACAGTGTGCCCTCACCTCCCAGGACAAGCCCCACCTATGGTGGTTCAGGATTCAGTGGCGGCGGAGGATTCTCTTCGGGCGGTTCAGGGTTCTCCTCAGGTGGCGGAGGGTTCTCAGGCGGCGGATTTTCAGGTGGCTCAGGGTTCTCCTCAGGTGGTAGAGGATTCTCAGGCGGCGGAGGATTCTCAGGCGGCGGAGGATTCTCAGGCGGAGGAGGATTCTCAGGCGGCGGCTCTGGCCACTCTGGAGGCAGCTGTGGTCAAGGTCAGGTCCGCCATTCAGACGGCAGCTGCGTGACGCCTGTGGTCACCCGGAACCTGTACGTCTACCAGGCCCCTCCAACGTCTCCGATCACTGGTCCACGACCCCAAGTTCCTCCACCAAGAGTCGAGCACAATATCATATTCATCCGCACCCCAGAGGGAGTTGCGGGCCAGGAGCCTGTTGTCGTGCCACCGCCCCAGCAGAAGAACATCGTCTACGTCCTCAACAAGCGACAAGAACTGGATCAGCAAGTTATCCACGTCCCAGAACCAGAGCAACAGACTCCAGATGTCTTCTTCGTCAACTATGCGGAGGGTGAAAACCCGACTCTACCCACTGGTGAGGACCTCCAGTCTGCCCTCAGCGTCGCCTTGCAAGGTGACGGTGACGTGATTGGCGGCAGTGACACTGTCGGCGGAACTGACTTTGTGAACGGTGGAGTCATCAACGGTGGTGGCAACATTGGCGGCGGCGGCTAcagccctccctccgtctccacccCGTCATCAGTGTACTCACATCCATAA